The DNA sequence TTTTGACTTCCCAAGTCCTATCTGGATAATTATTCTCTAAATATGACTCTAATAATTCCATTCTTTTAGGAACTTCTTCATAAATAATATGATAAGGACGGACACCCCAAAAGCTAATTCCAAATAGTAGTACGATAAGAAAAATAGTAATAAATATGCTTAATAGAACCTTATGCTCTTTACTTAAGAACAAGGTAACCATAAATAAAATTACAGTAATAACCACTGTTAAATAAGCAATATTAACCTCGAAATAATGTGTATGTGGAACAATTTTCTCATTATAAAATCTTAAAAGAAATAACATAGATAATAAAAAGAGAATAATAACAATCGCTTTTATCTTCACTCAGTCACCTCATTTCTTTCATTAACCTCGTAACTTCAATAAGAGAAAGGCGTTAACCTTTTTCAGCTATCGCCCCCGTTCGTAATATAAGGTTAGCCAGATATTTCTGGTTGACCTTTT is a window from the Bacillus sp. FJAT-45350 genome containing:
- a CDS encoding DUF3139 domain-containing protein; the encoded protein is MKIKAIVIILFLLSMLFLLRFYNEKIVPHTHYFEVNIAYLTVVITVILFMVTLFLSKEHKVLLSIFITIFLIVLLFGISFWGVRPYHIIYEEVPKRMELLESYLENNYPDRTWEVKKSDFTFDSHYLMLVTFDDEPDTIYRYLMSDEVIKGEKELKSSGSRSPN